From the genome of Ectobacillus sp. JY-23, one region includes:
- a CDS encoding glycosyltransferase family A protein, whose protein sequence is MQITVFTPTYNRGYIIENLYKSLQKQTFRDFEWLVIDDGSIDNTEELFKEWKNEKNFFKIRYYKVENGGKHRAINKAIDLANGDVFFIVDSDDYLIPTALEKVASWFRTIENQVGFCGVSGNRGRTEIDVIGTTFKGDYIDATSLERNQFHITGDKAEVFYTHVLKKYKFPEYEGERFISEATVWEKMAYEGYKIRWFNETIYICNYLEDGLTQNMIQTFAKSPRGTALYMKQQIKFHNCGLKGKMAYYNLYYSFVKSQLNLKEAAAHMETSLFTMIASVILAETKKRLTGWRFYAN, encoded by the coding sequence ATGCAAATTACAGTATTTACTCCAACTTATAATAGAGGATATATCATCGAAAACTTGTATAAATCATTACAAAAACAAACGTTTCGTGATTTTGAGTGGTTGGTGATTGATGATGGTTCAATCGATAATACAGAAGAATTGTTCAAGGAATGGAAAAACGAAAAGAATTTTTTTAAGATAAGATACTATAAAGTAGAAAACGGTGGAAAGCATCGAGCAATTAATAAGGCAATAGATTTAGCAAATGGAGATGTATTCTTTATAGTGGACTCAGATGATTATTTAATACCAACCGCACTCGAAAAAGTAGCAAGTTGGTTCCGTACTATTGAAAATCAAGTTGGCTTTTGCGGCGTTTCTGGGAATAGAGGCCGTACCGAGATAGATGTTATCGGTACTACTTTTAAAGGGGATTATATAGATGCAACTTCATTAGAACGAAATCAGTTTCATATTACGGGAGATAAAGCAGAAGTGTTTTATACTCATGTCTTAAAGAAATATAAGTTTCCTGAATATGAAGGAGAACGTTTTATTAGTGAAGCGACAGTATGGGAGAAAATGGCCTACGAAGGATATAAAATACGTTGGTTTAACGAAACGATTTACATATGTAATTATCTTGAGGATGGTTTAACACAAAACATGATTCAAACATTTGCGAAAAGCCCAAGAGGGACGGCACTGTATATGAAGCAACAAATAAAATTTCATAACTGTGGCTTGAAAGGAAAAATGGCATATTACAATCTATATTATAGCTTCGTTAAATCCCAATTAAATCTTAAGGAGGCCGCAGCACACATGGAAACATCTTTGTTTACTATGATAGCCAGTGTGATTTTGGCTGAGACAAAGAAAAGGTTAACCGGATGGCGTTTCTATGCGAATTAA
- a CDS encoding lipopolysaccharide biosynthesis protein: MRIKHSLINISTGLVNQIIITSLSFISRTVFIYTLGVEYLGINGLLTNILAMLSLAEAGIGASIMYSLYKPVADNNQEKISVLMHLYKRAYVVIALVVLLLGLALLPFLNYFIKDSKVEHVHVIYLIFLFNTVAPYFYLHKNSFLNVCQKGYIVTITYSVSAILSTGMKIGILHFTKNYILYLAIDSIITVATSIILARLVNKRYPFLKKKVTGTLDEDTKTNIIKNIKAIVLQNVGNYLIVGTDNIIISSFVSVAAVGLYSNYYMLIEICRNFTYQIFNNMYHSIGNLVAKESIEKVYNIYNVYLLLNFWLYSFFSILLCIILDPFITLWIGSKFLLSKGIVIVLMLSFYERGMRNAITTIKTTAGVFYADRYGPLIQAVINLAVSIILVKEIGLIGVFMGTLISALVVPFWLTPYLVYKHVFRMSVTLHFIKYTFYGIIGSIAFILTGWSSTFIEVGGWGGLTLRIIVCICIPNTLYFIIFRNTKEFQYLQGIIIGILGTTLKKIKNRGIVKPGM; encoded by the coding sequence ATGCGAATTAAACATTCTCTTATCAATATTTCGACTGGTCTTGTAAATCAAATTATTATCACTTCGTTAAGTTTTATCTCGAGAACTGTGTTTATTTACACTTTAGGAGTAGAATACTTAGGTATCAACGGCCTTTTAACTAATATATTAGCGATGCTTTCTCTTGCTGAAGCCGGCATTGGGGCGAGTATTATGTATAGTTTATATAAACCGGTAGCCGACAACAATCAAGAAAAGATTAGTGTGCTCATGCATCTTTATAAAAGAGCATATGTAGTAATCGCTTTGGTTGTGCTTTTACTTGGTTTAGCATTGTTACCTTTTCTCAATTATTTTATAAAAGATTCTAAGGTGGAACATGTACATGTAATTTATCTTATTTTCTTATTTAACACAGTAGCACCTTATTTTTATTTACACAAAAATTCATTTTTAAATGTTTGTCAGAAGGGATATATTGTTACAATAACGTATTCCGTCTCAGCAATTCTTTCTACAGGGATGAAAATTGGCATTTTACACTTTACAAAGAATTATATTTTATATTTAGCAATTGATAGCATCATCACTGTGGCTACAAGTATTATTCTAGCGAGGCTTGTCAACAAGCGATATCCTTTTTTAAAAAAGAAGGTTACAGGAACGCTAGATGAGGACACAAAAACAAATATTATTAAAAATATAAAAGCCATCGTGCTACAAAATGTAGGAAACTATTTAATTGTAGGCACAGACAATATTATTATTTCATCTTTTGTCAGCGTTGCAGCTGTAGGTTTGTATTCTAATTATTATATGCTAATTGAAATCTGTCGTAATTTTACTTATCAAATTTTTAATAACATGTATCATAGTATCGGTAATTTAGTTGCAAAAGAAAGTATCGAGAAAGTTTACAATATATATAATGTATATTTATTGTTAAACTTTTGGCTGTATTCTTTTTTTTCCATTTTATTATGTATCATTCTTGATCCGTTTATTACGTTATGGATTGGTTCCAAATTTTTGCTGAGTAAAGGTATAGTAATTGTATTAATGCTTTCGTTTTACGAAAGAGGGATGAGAAATGCTATCACAACAATAAAAACAACTGCTGGGGTGTTTTACGCCGATCGCTATGGACCTCTTATACAAGCTGTTATCAACCTAGCTGTGTCCATTATACTAGTAAAAGAAATAGGTTTAATAGGTGTCTTTATGGGGACGCTAATCAGTGCTTTAGTTGTACCATTTTGGTTAACACCTTATCTAGTTTACAAACATGTGTTTAGGATGTCCGTTACTTTGCATTTTATAAAATACACATTCTATGGCATTATTGGTAGTATTGCTTTTATATTGACCGGTTGGAGCAGTACCTTTATAGAGGTAGGTGGATGGGGGGGCCTGACTTTACGGATTATAGTTTGCATATGTATACCTAATACTTTATATTTTATAATCTTTCGAAATACCAAGGAATTTCAATATTTACAAGGAATCATAATAGGTATTTTAGGTACGACTTTAAAGAAAATAAAGAACAGAGGAATAGTAAAACCTGGAATGTAG